From the genome of Rathayibacter sp. VKM Ac-2804:
CCGCGAGCAGCTGGACCCGTGGACCTCGCGCGCCTTCGCGGTCGCGGACCACCAGATCGCGCACGTCTACGTGCCGGACGCCGCGGACCTGCCGCGGGTGCGCGCGCTGCTCGAGGCGCTGGCCGGGGTGGACGAGGTGCTGGACCGGGAGGCGCAGGCCCGGTACGGCCTCGACCACGAGCGCTCGGGCGAGCTGGTGCTGGTGGCGCGGCCAGGGGCGTGGTTCACCTACTACTACTGGCTCGACGACGATCGCGCGCCGGACTTCGCGCGCGGCGTCGACATCCACCGCAAGCCCGGCTACGACCCGGCGGAGCTGTTCTTCGACCCCGCCGACAGGCTGGTGAAGGCGAAGGCAGCCGGCAATCTCGCGAAGAAGGCCCTGGGCCTGCGCTACGCGATGAACCTCGTGCCGCTGGACGCGTCGCTGGTGCGCGGCACGCACGGGCGGTTGCCGGTGTCGGCGGCGGACACGCCGCTCGTGCTGACCTCGGACGCCGACCTGCTGCCGTCCGGCGCCGCGTCGCTGCCGGTGACGGCGGTGCGCGACCTGGTGCTGGCGGCGCACGGCCCGGCGCTGGCGCGCGCGGCAGCGACGGCCCGGGCCTGAGCGGGGCCGAGCTCGGGGCGGCTCCGAGTGGACGCGAAACGGGCTCAGCCGCGCCGGCAGCACCCGTCCCGCGTCCACTCGCGCGGCTCGCGCGACGCGAGTGGACGCGCGGTGGGATCTGCGGAAGCGACAGGCCCGCGCCGACGCGGGCCCCGTGCTCGGCGATCGCGGCCGTGGCCTCCTCGACGCTCAGCCGCACCGCCGCCGACGGCTCGAGGCCGACGGTGCGCACGAGCTGCGTCATCAGCGAGAGCGGGAGGCCGCCGGACGGGTGAGCCGCGGGGCCACCCCGATCCGGCAGGACGCCGTGCTGCACGCAGGCCCAGAAGACGGGCGACTCGACCCAGAGCTGACTGCGCAGGATCTCGGCCCAGATGCTACGCGCCGTAGGTGGTGCGGTTCACCGGCTTCGAGATCCGGGTCCGGAGGATGCGCCCGTCGTGCAACGGCAGCTCGAAGGTCTTGTGGTGGCGGACGGGCTTTCCGGGCGCGCCGCGCACGAGCGTCCACTCCTCGGTGAGGCAGAAGTCGTCGTGATGCTCGCGCGTCGGCGCGGGATGCCTGCTCACGGTGCCTACTCGTCCGTGCCGAGGAGCCACGCGGTCAGCTGCGCGTCGTCCGACAGCTCCACGAGCTGGACGAGCCCCAGTTCTCCGCGTGGTTCGGCGCGGTCAGCAGGTGATCCTGCCAGTCCTCCGCGTACTCGCGGAGCGCGAGCACCATGTCGGCGACGAGTGCCTCGTAGTCCTCGTCCTCCACGGCGATCGCCGGGTCGGCCATGATCATCGCGAAGACGCCGTCCTCCTCGAGCACGCGGACCTCGGCGGCGACCGTCCGGGCGAGCAACCTGCGGTAGCGCGTCGCGTCGACGACGGCCACCGAGTCGCCGTCGCGGCGCACGGTGACGCTGCTGCCGCGGACCGCCCCGTCGATGACGCGCTTGAAGCTGGTACGCGCGCTGCTGGTGGTGTCGTAGTGCTGAGCGCCGAGGGGAGTCATCGTCCGATCATCGACCGGGCCATCGAGTACGTCGAGTACGCGAGGTACTCGGCGCGGTGTGTCGCGGAGAAGACGCGCGCTGCGCGGTGGGGTGCTCGAGGACATCCGTCGATCTCCGCGGGCCGGGTCTCCCGCCTCAAGAAGAC
Proteins encoded in this window:
- a CDS encoding prevent-host-death protein translates to MTPLGAQHYDTTSSARTSFKRVIDGAVRGSSVTVRRDGDSVAVVDATRYRRLLARTVAAEVRVLEEDGVFAMIMADPAIAVEDEDYEALVADMVLALREYAEDWQDHLLTAPNHAENWGSSSSWSCRTTRS